Proteins from a genomic interval of Clostridium sp. AN503:
- a CDS encoding histidine kinase, with amino-acid sequence MSKTLRRQPGIMAFFSSLGAAILVMAMVVIGTMVYGVTVQSRQQVQFLNRTAACSEILADLYDMEQEFIEFGRNWSEAGYEAYLKSCGQLAEDLQTFQAYCQDVQPTLNDIRRIESFNLYQQQQIREAMEGERIHYDVYIYVVNGLNRHQQQAMEMAQSDMVSASNAYENVSHRLSRRMFFMAAVFAVMAVMMGVVLTRFSIVTKRAMDSMTGYFDRLAAREWDTPDLEDSQYREFTLISRTANRMKQEIRNYVREIKNQARLEKQLGEERLINEKQQAMLISAQMSALRAQVNPHFLFNSLNLIGVTALVGDSKTVMQMVEATGRILRYSLYHRELMTGLDEELEIVSQYLFLQKCRFGDAVKVEIHNELEEEQIRIPTMTIQPIVENCFKHGFGNKENLHIHISVTWEGEQVSVCVMDDGIGFDPEMSLDKDEGGIGLNNIRKRLELMYGDGNAAMEIESEPGVYSSVTLLIPQKGGADEGPDR; translated from the coding sequence ATGAGTAAAACTCTCAGGCGGCAGCCGGGGATCATGGCGTTTTTTTCATCACTGGGGGCGGCCATCCTGGTGATGGCGATGGTGGTGATCGGAACAATGGTATATGGGGTGACGGTACAGAGCCGTCAGCAGGTGCAGTTCTTAAACCGTACGGCGGCCTGCAGCGAAATCCTGGCGGATCTATATGATATGGAACAGGAGTTTATTGAATTTGGTCGGAACTGGTCGGAAGCGGGATATGAGGCTTACCTAAAATCCTGCGGACAGCTGGCAGAAGACCTGCAGACATTCCAGGCCTACTGCCAGGATGTCCAGCCAACGCTCAACGATATCCGGCGGATTGAAAGCTTTAACCTTTACCAGCAGCAACAGATCCGGGAAGCAATGGAAGGGGAGCGGATCCACTACGATGTGTACATCTATGTAGTGAATGGTTTAAACAGGCACCAGCAGCAAGCCATGGAGATGGCCCAGAGCGACATGGTGTCTGCCAGCAACGCCTATGAAAATGTTTCCCACAGGTTGTCCCGGCGGATGTTTTTTATGGCGGCGGTGTTTGCTGTGATGGCGGTGATGATGGGAGTGGTGCTGACACGTTTTTCCATCGTGACAAAGCGGGCCATGGACAGCATGACGGGGTATTTTGACCGGCTTGCGGCCAGGGAGTGGGATACGCCGGATCTGGAGGACTCCCAGTACCGGGAATTTACGCTGATCTCCCGTACCGCCAACAGGATGAAGCAGGAGATCCGCAATTATGTGCGGGAGATCAAGAACCAGGCAAGGCTGGAAAAACAGCTGGGTGAGGAGCGGCTGATCAATGAAAAACAGCAGGCGATGCTGATCTCTGCCCAGATGTCTGCACTGAGGGCGCAGGTGAACCCGCATTTTTTATTTAATTCTCTGAATCTGATCGGAGTGACGGCGCTTGTGGGGGATTCCAAGACGGTAATGCAGATGGTGGAGGCTACCGGCAGGATCCTTCGCTATTCCCTGTATCACAGGGAGCTTATGACAGGCCTGGATGAGGAACTGGAGATTGTGTCCCAGTATCTGTTCCTGCAGAAATGCAGGTTCGGGGATGCGGTGAAGGTGGAAATACATAATGAACTGGAGGAAGAACAGATACGGATCCCCACCATGACGATCCAGCCGATCGTGGAAAATTGTTTTAAGCATGGTTTTGGAAATAAGGAGAACCTGCATATCCATATTTCCGTCACATGGGAAGGGGAGCAGGTATCAGTCTGTGTTATGGATGACGGGATCGGCTTTGATCCGGAAATGAGCCTGGATAAGGATGAGGGCGGCATTGGTTTAAACAATATCAGAAAACGTCTTGAGCTGATGTATGGGGATGGCAATGCAGCCATGGAGATTGAAAGTGAGCCGGGGGTCTACAGCAGTGTCACGCTGCTCATCCCGCAGAAAGGAGGGGCAGATGAAGGTCCTGATCGTTGA
- a CDS encoding mandelate racemase/muconate lactonizing enzyme family protein gives MKITSVDIIKTFREPSRNAEIAVGGVPWHPVCVRINTDEGISGYGEIGVAYGNAQNAGFGMGVDFAKCIIGLDPLNSEEIWDRLHRLTFWGMGNGGVIMAGISGIDIALWDIRGKAFQAPVYQLLGGRTNKKLRAYASQLQFDWGKISRALSKPEEYAEAARKAMADGFTAVKVDPIGFDKDGNWMGWSSRGILKREQLEMAVKRVEAMREAGPDLDIIIELHALTDANTSVQLGRELERLNCFYYEEPTQPLNPALFKEISAKVKIPVATGERVYTRWGYRPFFEDHSIGIIQPDLCNTGGITEGKKICDMAHVYDIGVQVHCCGGPISAAAALQLEAVIPNFVIHELHASALIQDNIDLCKYDYQAVDGYFEVPDRPGIGQELTEEAIAGSEVVTVK, from the coding sequence ATGAAAATAACGAGTGTGGATATTATAAAGACATTTAGGGAGCCTTCCAGGAATGCGGAGATCGCTGTGGGCGGCGTGCCCTGGCATCCGGTCTGTGTGAGGATCAATACGGACGAGGGGATCAGCGGTTACGGCGAGATCGGGGTAGCCTACGGCAACGCCCAGAACGCCGGGTTTGGCATGGGGGTGGATTTCGCAAAGTGCATCATCGGCCTGGACCCGCTTAACAGCGAGGAGATCTGGGACCGCCTGCACCGTCTGACCTTTTGGGGGATGGGAAACGGCGGCGTCATCATGGCGGGGATCAGCGGGATCGATATTGCCCTGTGGGATATTAGGGGCAAGGCGTTCCAGGCGCCGGTATATCAGCTGTTGGGCGGCAGGACCAATAAGAAGCTGCGGGCTTATGCGAGCCAGCTCCAGTTTGACTGGGGAAAGATCAGCAGGGCCTTATCAAAGCCGGAGGAGTACGCGGAGGCGGCAAGAAAAGCCATGGCGGATGGTTTTACCGCAGTGAAGGTAGATCCGATCGGATTTGACAAGGATGGCAACTGGATGGGATGGAGCAGCAGAGGGATCCTTAAGCGGGAGCAGCTCGAAATGGCGGTGAAGCGGGTGGAGGCCATGCGGGAAGCGGGGCCGGATCTGGATATCATCATTGAACTGCATGCGCTGACGGATGCCAACACGTCCGTCCAGTTGGGCAGGGAGTTGGAACGGCTTAACTGCTTCTACTATGAGGAGCCGACCCAGCCGCTCAATCCGGCCCTGTTTAAGGAGATCAGCGCAAAAGTAAAGATCCCGGTGGCAACAGGGGAGCGGGTGTATACCAGGTGGGGTTACAGGCCGTTTTTTGAAGATCACTCGATTGGGATCATCCAGCCGGATCTGTGCAACACCGGAGGGATCACGGAGGGGAAAAAGATCTGCGACATGGCCCATGTGTACGATATCGGGGTCCAGGTGCACTGCTGCGGCGGCCCGATCTCTGCGGCGGCAGCTCTGCAGCTTGAGGCGGTCATCCCGAATTTTGTGATCCATGAGCTGCACGCCAGTGCGTTGATCCAGGATAATATCGATCTTTGCAAGTATGATTATCAGGCAGTGGATGGGTATTTTGAGGTCCCGGACCGTCCGGGGATCGGGCAGGAGCTGACCGAGGAGGCGATCGCGGGCAGCGAGGTGGTTACGGTGAAGTGA
- the mfd gene encoding transcription-repair coupling factor yields MSKVFANPLIELIEYEDLNSDLKKGRGPVQVSGCMDSQKVHLMQETADEVPWKLVVTYDEARAKEIYDDFGCFRQDVWLYPAKDLLFYSADIHGNLLTRRRIQVLRHLMEDETGVVVTTLDGLMDHLLPLAQMRGQTLHLETGQELDLEAWKTRLAGLGYERTGQVDGMGQFSVRGGILDIYPLTEEQPVRIELWDTEVDSIRTFDLESQRSIEQLDSIDIYPATEIVLTGEQLLKGTERIRKEGKAHEKKLRDAMQTEEAHRISGIVRELTEGIEEGLKQHGLDAWLSYFSNETVSFLDYFDPGASMVFLDEPARLKEKGEAVELEFRESMAHRLEKGYLLPGQTGLLYPVKEVLARAQRSNTVYLTGLEQKLPGMTVEKKYSISVKNVSSYQNSFEMLIKDLQRWKKENYRVILLSGSRTRASRLAGDLREYDLRAFCPDTEERQVQPGEILVTYGNLHRGFEYPQIKFVVITEGDMFGTEKKKRKRKKTTYEGKKIQSFTELSVGDYVVHEDHGLGVYRGIEKIERDKIVKDYLKIEYADGGNLYLPATRLDGIQKYAGADAKAPKLNKLGGEQWNRTKTRVKSAVKEIAKDLVELYAARQEVNGYQYGSDTVWQKEFEELFPYEETDDQMDAIDATKKDMESRRIMDRLICGDVGYGKTEIALRAAFKAIQEGKQVVYLVPTTILAQQHYNTFLQRMKDFPVRVDLMSRFRTPSEIKKTVEDLQKGWVDIVIGTHRVLSKDVKFKDLGLLIIDEEQRFGVAHKEKIKKLKENVDVLTLTATPIPRTLHMSLVGIRDMSVLEEPPVDRVPIQTYVMEYNDEMVREAINREMARGGQVYYVYNRVKDIDEIAAHVQELVPDASVVFAHGQMPEHRLEKIMFDFIAGDIDVLVSTTIIETGLDIPNANTMIIHDADRMGLSQLYQLRGRVGRSSRTSYAFLMYKRDKLLKEEAEKRLQAIREFTELGSGIKIAMRDLEIRGAGNVLGAEQHGHMEAVGYDLYCKLLNQAVKALRGQRSEEDEFETVVECDIDAYIPATYIKNEYQKLDIYKRISGIENEEEYMDMQDELLDRFGDIPKPVENLLVVAALKALAHRAYVTEVKVNRQEVRLIMFQKAKLDTTGIPELIGRQNGALKFQMADQPYFLYVDKKNKNKDCAAMMDKAKELLDGIGALAEK; encoded by the coding sequence ATGAGTAAGGTATTTGCCAATCCATTGATAGAATTAATTGAATATGAGGACTTAAACAGCGATTTAAAGAAGGGCAGAGGTCCGGTGCAGGTCAGCGGCTGCATGGATTCCCAGAAGGTCCATCTGATGCAGGAGACTGCAGATGAGGTGCCGTGGAAGCTGGTGGTGACTTACGACGAGGCGCGGGCAAAGGAAATCTATGATGATTTTGGATGTTTCCGGCAGGATGTGTGGCTGTACCCGGCCAAGGATCTTTTGTTCTACAGCGCGGACATCCACGGGAACCTGCTCACAAGACGGCGGATCCAGGTGCTGCGCCATCTGATGGAGGATGAGACCGGCGTGGTGGTGACCACCTTAGACGGGCTGATGGACCATCTGCTTCCGCTTGCTCAGATGCGGGGACAAACTTTGCATCTGGAGACAGGACAGGAACTGGATCTGGAGGCGTGGAAAACGCGGCTGGCAGGTCTTGGCTATGAGCGGACCGGGCAGGTGGACGGCATGGGGCAGTTCTCGGTGCGCGGCGGGATTCTGGATATTTATCCGCTTACGGAGGAACAGCCGGTGCGGATCGAGCTGTGGGATACGGAGGTGGATTCTATACGGACCTTCGACCTGGAGAGCCAGCGTTCCATCGAGCAGCTGGACAGCATCGACATCTACCCGGCGACGGAGATCGTTCTGACGGGAGAGCAGCTTTTAAAAGGTACAGAGCGTATCCGGAAAGAAGGAAAGGCCCATGAAAAGAAACTGCGGGATGCAATGCAGACCGAGGAGGCACACCGCATATCCGGAATTGTGCGGGAGCTTACAGAAGGGATCGAGGAGGGCTTAAAGCAGCATGGACTGGATGCATGGCTGTCCTATTTCAGCAATGAGACCGTTTCCTTTCTGGATTATTTTGATCCTGGGGCCAGCATGGTGTTTCTGGATGAGCCGGCCCGCCTTAAGGAAAAAGGCGAGGCGGTGGAACTGGAGTTTCGGGAGAGTATGGCCCATCGTCTGGAGAAGGGGTATCTGCTGCCGGGACAGACGGGCCTGCTTTATCCGGTAAAAGAGGTGCTTGCCCGGGCGCAGCGCAGCAATACGGTGTATTTAACCGGCCTGGAACAAAAGCTTCCGGGGATGACCGTGGAGAAGAAATACAGTATCAGCGTAAAGAATGTAAGCTCCTATCAGAACAGCTTTGAAATGCTGATCAAGGATCTGCAGCGCTGGAAGAAGGAGAATTACAGGGTTATCCTGCTGTCCGGGTCCCGTACCAGGGCGAGCCGTCTGGCGGGGGATCTGCGGGAATACGACCTGCGTGCATTCTGCCCGGATACGGAGGAACGGCAGGTGCAGCCGGGGGAGATCCTGGTCACTTACGGAAACCTCCACCGGGGCTTTGAATATCCCCAGATCAAATTCGTGGTGATCACCGAAGGCGACATGTTCGGCACGGAGAAGAAAAAGAGGAAACGGAAAAAGACTACCTACGAGGGCAAGAAGATCCAGAGCTTTACCGAGCTTTCAGTGGGCGATTACGTGGTGCATGAGGACCATGGCCTGGGCGTCTACCGGGGGATCGAAAAGATCGAGCGGGATAAGATCGTCAAGGATTATCTGAAGATAGAATACGCCGACGGCGGCAACCTGTATCTGCCCGCCACCCGTCTTGACGGGATCCAGAAATACGCGGGGGCAGACGCAAAAGCCCCCAAGCTCAACAAGCTGGGCGGTGAACAGTGGAACCGGACTAAGACCAGGGTCAAGAGCGCGGTCAAGGAGATCGCCAAAGATCTGGTGGAACTGTATGCAGCCAGGCAGGAGGTAAATGGCTATCAGTATGGTTCAGATACCGTGTGGCAGAAAGAATTTGAGGAGCTGTTCCCTTACGAAGAGACGGACGACCAGATGGACGCGATCGATGCCACCAAGAAGGACATGGAGAGCCGGAGGATCATGGATCGTCTGATCTGCGGGGACGTGGGCTATGGGAAAACGGAGATCGCCCTGCGGGCGGCATTCAAAGCGATCCAGGAGGGCAAGCAGGTGGTATACTTAGTGCCGACCACGATCCTGGCCCAGCAGCATTACAATACGTTCCTGCAGAGAATGAAGGACTTTCCGGTTCGGGTGGACTTGATGTCCAGGTTCCGCACACCGTCGGAGATCAAAAAGACGGTCGAAGATCTCCAGAAGGGGTGGGTGGATATTGTGATCGGTACTCACCGGGTTTTATCAAAGGATGTGAAGTTCAAGGACCTGGGACTTTTGATCATCGATGAGGAGCAGCGGTTTGGGGTGGCTCACAAGGAGAAAATCAAGAAACTCAAGGAAAATGTGGATGTGCTGACTCTGACGGCGACGCCGATCCCCAGGACGCTGCACATGAGCCTGGTGGGGATCCGGGACATGAGCGTTTTAGAGGAACCGCCGGTGGACCGGGTGCCGATCCAGACTTATGTGATGGAGTACAATGACGAGATGGTCCGCGAAGCCATCAACCGGGAAATGGCGCGGGGCGGACAGGTGTATTATGTATACAACCGTGTCAAGGACATTGATGAGATAGCCGCCCATGTGCAGGAGCTGGTGCCGGATGCATCGGTGGTTTTTGCGCATGGGCAGATGCCGGAGCACCGTCTGGAGAAGATCATGTTTGATTTTATAGCCGGGGACATTGATGTGCTGGTGTCCACCACGATCATTGAGACGGGGTTGGACATTCCCAACGCCAATACCATGATCATCCATGATGCGGACCGGATGGGGCTGTCCCAGCTCTATCAGCTGCGTGGGCGCGTGGGTCGTTCCAGCAGGACCTCTTATGCATTTCTGATGTACAAGCGGGATAAGCTTTTGAAAGAGGAGGCGGAAAAACGCCTTCAGGCGATCCGGGAATTCACAGAGCTTGGTTCCGGCATCAAGATCGCCATGCGGGATCTTGAGATCCGCGGGGCCGGGAATGTGCTGGGGGCAGAGCAGCACGGCCATATGGAGGCGGTGGGATACGACCTCTACTGCAAGCTGCTCAATCAGGCGGTGAAAGCGCTCCGCGGGCAGCGCAGCGAGGAAGATGAGTTTGAGACGGTCGTGGAGTGCGATATTGACGCGTACATTCCGGCGACGTATATCAAAAACGAGTACCAGAAGCTGGATATCTACAAACGGATCTCCGGCATTGAAAATGAAGAAGAGTACATGGATATGCAGGATGAGCTTCTGGACCGTTTCGGAGACATTCCGAAGCCGGTGGAGAATCTCCTGGTGGTTGCGGCGCTGAAGGCATTGGCCCACCGGGCTTATGTGACGGAAGTGAAGGTAAACCGCCAGGAGGTGCGCCTCATCATGTTCCAGAAGGCAAAGCTGGATACCACCGGCATTCCGGAGCTTATCGGCCGGCAGAATGGGGCGCTCAAGTTCCAGATGGCGGACCAGCCGTATTTCCTCTATGTGGATAAGAAGAATAAGAACAAGGACTGCGCGGCAATGATGGATAAGGCCAAGGAGCTTTTGGACGGAATTGGGGCGCTGGCGGAGAAGTGA
- a CDS encoding ethanolamine utilization protein EutH, translating to MLTFMIAVGALAGAFDCIRGNRLGLGEKFEEGFLCLGAAALGIAGIICIAPVLGNLLRPAVVPLYHLLGMDPAMFGSLLANNMGGYPLAMELADDSRMGLFSGLVVSSMLGAALVYTIPVGLGMVQEDRKESFTKGIMIGMIPIPVGSAVGGIMMGLPLVKILWNSIPTILVTAVLIAGFVFCPARLVSGFLAAARGIRAVSVFGLGVGAFTSLTGYRLIPGMETLEYAMGIVAGMGIVQLGSIPLAALFVRFFKKPLARLGEKLSVNAVSVASLPVACVNVISVFTMVKEMDRRGIVISAAWCTNAIALFTAHLAYTKAVSPEMVAPVLTAKVVSGLAAVVIACLMERAGEGEG from the coding sequence ATGCTGACCTTTATGATCGCGGTGGGGGCTCTCGCAGGAGCCTTTGACTGTATCCGCGGGAACCGTCTGGGTCTTGGGGAAAAATTCGAGGAGGGGTTTCTCTGCCTGGGAGCCGCGGCTCTGGGGATCGCGGGGATTATCTGCATCGCCCCGGTCCTGGGCAATCTGCTGAGACCGGCGGTGGTACCGCTTTATCATCTGCTGGGCATGGACCCGGCTATGTTCGGGAGCCTTTTGGCAAACAACATGGGCGGTTATCCGCTGGCTATGGAGCTGGCTGACGACAGCCGGATGGGGCTGTTTTCCGGACTGGTCGTGTCCTCCATGCTGGGGGCGGCGCTGGTGTACACAATCCCGGTGGGGCTGGGAATGGTACAGGAAGACAGGAAGGAATCTTTTACCAAAGGGATCATGATCGGGATGATTCCCATTCCGGTTGGATCAGCCGTTGGCGGGATCATGATGGGGCTTCCCCTGGTGAAAATCCTGTGGAACAGCATTCCGACCATCCTGGTGACGGCGGTGCTGATCGCGGGATTTGTATTTTGCCCTGCCCGGCTGGTGAGCGGTTTCCTGGCAGCGGCAAGGGGCATCCGCGCGGTATCGGTCTTTGGGCTTGGAGTGGGGGCTTTTACAAGCCTGACCGGATACCGGTTGATCCCGGGGATGGAAACATTGGAATACGCCATGGGGATCGTGGCGGGGATGGGGATCGTCCAGTTGGGAAGCATTCCTCTGGCGGCGCTGTTTGTACGGTTCTTTAAAAAGCCCCTGGCCCGGCTGGGGGAGAAGCTTTCAGTCAATGCGGTGTCCGTGGCGTCGCTTCCTGTGGCCTGCGTCAATGTGATCTCCGTGTTTACCATGGTAAAAGAAATGGACCGCAGGGGGATCGTTATCTCGGCGGCCTGGTGCACCAACGCGATCGCGCTGTTTACGGCCCATCTGGCGTACACGAAGGCGGTCTCGCCGGAGATGGTGGCGCCGGTCCTTACAGCCAAGGTGGTCAGCGGCCTGGCGGCGGTTGTGATTGCCTGCCTGATGGAGCGGGCAGGAGAAGGAGAGGGATAA
- the pth gene encoding aminoacyl-tRNA hydrolase: MYLIAGLGNPTKEYDKTRHNVGFSVIDVLADKYGIDVSERKHRAYCGKGVIEGQKVLLVKPQTFMNLSGESLRAAVDYYKIPPEEIIVIYDDISLEPGQLRIRLKGSAGGHNGIKNIIAQLGTQEFPRIKVGVGAKPPRMDLADYVLSRFSRGEQAQMDDAFKEAADAAVMMMTDGAERAMNHYNAKKRIEE; this comes from the coding sequence ATGTATCTGATTGCAGGACTTGGAAACCCCACAAAGGAATATGATAAAACAAGGCACAATGTAGGTTTTTCGGTGATTGATGTGCTGGCGGACAAGTATGGTATCGATGTCAGCGAACGGAAGCACCGGGCGTACTGTGGGAAGGGCGTGATAGAGGGGCAGAAGGTGCTCCTTGTGAAGCCGCAGACCTTCATGAATTTAAGCGGGGAGAGCCTTCGGGCGGCGGTGGATTATTATAAGATCCCGCCGGAGGAGATCATCGTGATCTATGATGACATCAGCCTGGAGCCGGGCCAGCTCCGGATCCGGTTGAAAGGCAGCGCAGGGGGACACAATGGGATTAAAAATATCATTGCCCAGCTTGGAACCCAGGAATTTCCCCGGATCAAGGTAGGGGTCGGAGCGAAGCCGCCGAGGATGGATCTGGCGGACTATGTTCTCAGCCGTTTTTCCAGGGGAGAGCAGGCGCAGATGGATGATGCCTTTAAAGAAGCGGCGGACGCTGCCGTCATGATGATGACGGACGGAGCTGAGCGGGCTATGAACCATTATAATGCAAAAAAGCGGATCGAAGAATGA
- a CDS encoding response regulator, protein MKVLIVEDEVLERKAMVHLIQEGFPQVGQVLTADNGERAVETAVRERPDLILMDINLPLLDGISAAGRIRRELPEIRIIMVSAYSDYEHLRGSLLNQALDYLVKPYSVESFHESVSRGLQTEKEKEEAMLYGRAGTIRKIKKYLETHYEENLTLQDAADVVCLEKSYLGRLFREESGTTVMGYLREVRISRAKELLSCGMNPGEVAEKTGFGDPAYFAKSFKQATGLSPVRYRESQGKQEAGG, encoded by the coding sequence ATGAAGGTCCTGATCGTTGAGGATGAGGTTTTGGAGCGCAAAGCCATGGTCCATTTGATCCAAGAAGGCTTTCCCCAGGTGGGGCAGGTGCTGACGGCGGATAATGGCGAACGGGCAGTGGAGACAGCGGTCAGGGAGAGACCGGATCTGATCCTGATGGACATCAATCTGCCGCTGCTGGATGGCATCTCTGCCGCCGGAAGAATACGGAGAGAGCTGCCGGAGATCCGGATCATCATGGTGTCCGCCTACTCTGACTATGAGCATTTAAGAGGCTCTCTTTTGAACCAGGCGCTGGATTATCTGGTAAAGCCTTATTCTGTGGAGTCTTTTCATGAGTCGGTGAGCCGCGGGCTGCAGACGGAGAAGGAAAAAGAGGAGGCCATGCTGTATGGCAGGGCGGGTACGATCCGGAAGATCAAAAAATATCTGGAAACCCACTACGAGGAAAACCTTACGCTTCAGGATGCGGCGGATGTGGTGTGTCTGGAAAAATCTTATCTGGGCAGGCTGTTCCGCGAGGAGAGCGGCACTACGGTCATGGGTTATCTGAGGGAGGTGCGGATCTCCAGGGCGAAAGAGCTTTTATCCTGTGGGATGAATCCCGGGGAGGTGGCGGAAAAGACAGGATTTGGTGATCCTGCTTATTTTGCAAAATCTTTTAAACAGGCGACAGGGCTTTCTCCGGTAAGATACAGGGAGAGTCAGGGGAAACAGGAGGCTGGTGGCTGA
- a CDS encoding MATE family efflux transporter — MEISQKKGSSPIRDMTEGNPVTLILGFAIPMLLGTLFQQFYSMVDTIIVGKFLGVDALAAVGSTGAINFMVNGFVIGVCAGFAIPVAQRFGARDHKSMRKYVANAMWLTIVFAAVMTVVIGALTGNILVWMKTPENIIEGAYKYIFIIFLGIPVTYLYNITASIIRALGDSKTPVYFLILSSLVNIVLDYVTIRYLGMGVAGPAVATVISQAASGVLCVVYMKKKFTILRFEKGEMELDGHICLNLCNMGIPMGLQYSITAIGSVILQTAVNTLGSVAVASVTAGQKITMFFCCVFDALGGTMATYVGQNVGAGKLDRIESGVKAATVIGSVYSVAAFAVLFFFGGYIPLLFVDADQVQVIAQAHQFLILNSLFFVPLVFVNVWRFAIQGLGYSGFAILAGVCEMVARALAGFIGIPLFGYTAVCLASPLAWIFADCFLIPAFKHCINRLRKLFAGRETVGGGEEK; from the coding sequence ATGGAAATATCACAGAAGAAAGGCAGTTCCCCGATCCGGGATATGACGGAGGGGAATCCGGTGACGCTGATCCTTGGGTTTGCCATCCCCATGCTTTTGGGAACCCTGTTCCAGCAGTTTTACAGTATGGTGGATACGATCATCGTCGGGAAGTTCCTCGGCGTGGATGCGCTGGCGGCGGTCGGTTCCACCGGGGCCATCAATTTCATGGTAAACGGATTTGTTATCGGGGTATGCGCGGGCTTTGCGATCCCGGTGGCGCAGCGGTTCGGGGCGCGGGATCATAAGAGCATGAGGAAGTACGTGGCGAACGCCATGTGGCTGACGATCGTGTTTGCCGCAGTGATGACGGTGGTGATCGGAGCGCTGACCGGGAATATCCTGGTGTGGATGAAGACTCCGGAGAATATCATAGAGGGCGCTTATAAGTATATTTTTATTATCTTTTTGGGCATTCCGGTCACCTATCTTTACAATATAACCGCCAGTATCATCCGCGCGCTGGGGGACTCCAAGACGCCGGTGTATTTCCTGATCCTGTCTTCACTGGTGAATATTGTGCTGGACTATGTGACCATCCGGTATCTTGGCATGGGCGTGGCGGGACCGGCTGTTGCCACTGTGATCTCCCAGGCGGCGTCCGGGGTCCTGTGCGTGGTTTACATGAAAAAGAAGTTTACGATCCTTCGTTTTGAGAAGGGGGAGATGGAGCTGGACGGGCATATCTGCCTGAACCTGTGCAATATGGGGATTCCCATGGGGCTGCAGTATTCCATCACGGCGATCGGTTCTGTGATTCTCCAGACTGCGGTCAATACCCTTGGTTCCGTGGCGGTGGCGTCTGTGACGGCAGGTCAGAAGATCACCATGTTCTTCTGCTGCGTCTTTGACGCGCTGGGCGGGACCATGGCGACCTATGTGGGGCAGAACGTAGGAGCCGGGAAACTGGACCGCATTGAGAGCGGCGTAAAGGCGGCGACGGTCATCGGCTCGGTTTATTCTGTGGCTGCGTTTGCGGTGCTGTTTTTCTTCGGCGGTTATATTCCGCTGCTGTTTGTGGATGCGGACCAGGTACAGGTGATCGCCCAGGCGCACCAGTTTTTGATCTTGAACTCCCTGTTCTTTGTACCGCTGGTGTTTGTGAATGTGTGGCGGTTCGCGATCCAGGGGCTGGGGTATTCGGGATTTGCGATCCTGGCGGGAGTCTGCGAGATGGTGGCGCGGGCGCTGGCCGGGTTTATCGGGATCCCGCTGTTTGGGTATACGGCAGTGTGTCTGGCCTCGCCGTTGGCGTGGATATTCGCAGACTGTTTTTTGATTCCGGCGTTTAAGCATTGTATTAACAGGCTGAGGAAGCTGTTTGCGGGGCGGGAGACGGTTGGGGGCGGGGAAGAAAAGTGA